aattttatagaacttaaattaataaatttaataattattatttggctagaactaaaattttcaaattctaaaaatattagaattaaaaataattaaattaaagtataaatgttaaatctaCAACTTATGCAAAATACAACGTGTAacataaaaccctaaatcccaaaTTTGACGaatattaaaagtattaattctctaaagaatataattttctttgagGAATTACATTCCCTCAAATCCGGGAAAGTGATTTATCTGGGTAATGTTGGGAGGCATTTGGTATTACACGACATCTTGACTTTTTCtgaaaatgtaattttcatttaacaaatacttttttaaatatggaatttttatatatcattagAAAGTGGAGACAAAGTTCACTtttttcttagttatttatattcattattttatgcAATGTCTTTTAGggatagattttaaaattacataaactttaatttaatttaatgtgtaaattgatatatgaattttaattcatgtagttatatatataaaactttgattatagttgaaatgtatatatgaatattttattttgattcaattgcacgcatttaaaaaaatacatcgatttatttatatattaggtaaatataattatttgtgcgTGCGATATGCAAATGTAAAATAGCTATATGTTGATGATTATGTtagtaatttgtgaaaattgaatcaaatgaaaattccagtacaaaatcaaaatttatgtgtaATATTAgcatttgatcaaaatttataaataattttaagatttatttgtttaaccatcaaatcttaaaaatatttaatattgattatataataattttgaaaataaatgtatttttattaaatgaggTTTGTGTTTTCTTCTTCGCTTTTTTTAAGAATTCATTATCACGTTTTAAAATAGGAAGATAAACGCACTTCATCGCACTAGAACTTGTGAATTCTTacactaacaataataacaatgcCAACCGAACTAAGATTGAATCAACTtcattattacatttttaattaagtgtttattacaccaaacatataaatcaaaatttcttctAAATGTATTGAAGAATCATATTCTTTTAGAATATTGAGATGAGAAAGCATcttaaatatttcaaacttaattttaattaatcatacattAACTTTGAGGcaagtttattaaattatttaattttaaataaaatgtatattaaacatttatgcatcatcttttttttggttatgaataaaaaacttttatcttttttttgttaatttgttggCCAATTATCTTTTGTTATTCTTTCAAAACTTAAAgagtttgaattaatttttaaaatatattctataatatttttaacaaattcattataagttttgataatatttgttatttttacataatttttagaattctTGGAGTCTCactctaataataataatgacttCAAGACACTCGAACCCATACATATCAATTTTCAATGAATATTTCCATAGCTAAATACATAATCagcaaataaaaaagagaggaaaataagtctaaaaagtaaaaacttttctaccaaaaaaaagtaaaactttcAGCATCAAAGTTTTCTACTGCAGTTGTAATCGtatttgttattaatattatattttaaagttatttattatttattatgtgtatgtatatatatatataaatttgttccgttttccccattttctttattcatcATCAGATTCTTCACTGATAGGTCACAAAACTTGTAGAAGATCCAATCAATGCTAACTTCGTTGTAAACTTTCTCTATCAAAGTTTGGGTTTTTCTCATATTTCAAGCTCTCCTTTTTAACCCTTCAATTTCCTTCCGAAATTGCTTACTAAAAGTCCCACTCTTTTATCTTCTCAAAGGTTTCAGTTTGTTAGGGTTTATTGGGTTCGATCCAGGGTTAAATTCTTGCTTTTGAGGTCAGATCAGAGctcaaattgttttttttatggtcctcttttcttttcatttttcggGTAGGATTTTGGAGTCTGTTGGTAGCTGTTTGATTTATTGACTTTCGGGATTGAATTTGTTGATTTAAGGTGGTTTAGATTGGGTTTTGGGGTGCCACATGTAGGCTTATTGAAACTAGGTTAAATTTTAGAGGGTTCCCATTTTAAGAATTCGGGGGTTTTATGTCATaatcagagaaaaaaaaagtgatctTATTTTTCTGGGTATGGTTTTGATTTGGTGGCTTTTAATGTATAACCGTTAAGGGGTCCTCTGCTTTTCGTTGTAGAGGATCcctatttgaaaatttcatgtattttaagTTATCAATCTCGGAAAGGTCAGGTGAAACTTAGCAAGTACTTCCAATTGCTTGAATTTAGTGCTTTTGTGGTGgaaaaaggaggaaaaaaaaatcaagtgggAAAATTGTTGTATTTGTATTTGGCATCTCTGAAAAATTGTGGAGGAGATGTTCGGTTCTGGTCCAGATACCGGCCATGGCAATAGTGGAGTTTCAGGGCCCCTTTTGATTCCAATGCGGTTCGTTTGGCCTTATGGGGGAAGAAGGGTGTTTCTTAGTGGCTCCTTTACTAGGTGAGAGGCTGATTTTTGTTTTGTCCATCACTTCCTAGACTTAATTGTTAGATTTAAGGGTTCCACTAATTTAGGTTGGGCATTGCAATTGTTTGTTTCATGTTGTGCACAGGTGGTTAGAGCATATACCTATGTCTCCAATGGAGGGTTGCCCTACTGTATTCCAAGTTATTTGTAGCTTAAGTCCTGGATATCATCaggttatttgtgtttttatgaTCATTATCAGTACTTTATTTGTGTTTTGGCGGGAAAGTGTTAGTGAACAATTTGATTACCATTTTAGCTGCATGCCAAGAACCTAGTAGCCAAAGTGCTATAAGTATGGATGGCATTCTCCCACCACTTATATGATATTGTTTTGTCCTTTTGTCCAGCCTATTTTATATGGAAGGATTGTGCTTGTCGCTTAAATAGCTCTTGTGCTTCGTTATAATATGTGTTGAGATTTTGTTATCAAATGTAACCATTCCGTAATAGTTTctctttgaaatattttgagTGATGAATCCAAGAGTAGAGAATGCATGTCCATATCTGGTATCACGTGGATGTATGTATAGTCCTGACTCTGACATGCAAACATTTTCCTAAATTGGACActtatattaatgttttatttccttttactGGCAGTTTAAGTTCTTTGTTGATGGTGAATGGCGGCACGATGAGCACCAGCCCTTTGTAAACGATAATTATGGTATAGTTAACACCATCTTTATAGCTAGGGAACCAAATTTGGTTGCTCCTAGTTTTAATCCTGAGACCCCGGGCAGATCCAACATGGATGTTGATGATGCTTTTGTTAGTTCGGtatgcttctttttctttttgaacacTTAAATCTTATTCTCCTATGATTTTTGCCTGAGTCCTTTATTCACTTGTGTTTTAGCAGTCCTTTTTAAGGTGCTCTTTGCAAAGGGATCAAGCCTTTGTTAGAGTTTAGTTGGATAAGCACTTATGTTCATTTTTGGGGTGACTTGTAGGAACCAGTTCCAACCGTATCTGATGCTGATTTAGAGGCCTCTCGTAATCGTGTATCCGCTTTCTTGTCTGGACACACTGCGTATGAGTTGCTTGCGGAGTCAGGCAAGGTTTGAATATGGATTACCTTTCTCTGCGAGCTGTTTCTGTGTCAACTTATTCTGGTGCCTTGAGACTGGTTGTATCTGACTCTGGCCGCTGTTGCAGGTTATTGCCTTGGATGTTAATATAGCTGTGAAGCAAGCATTCCATATTCTGTATGAACAGGTGAATCTCATTTCTAAACTCAGGAACATGTAGAAAGGCAAGATATGCACAATCACTCCTCATAAAAGCCCCACTTCATGTATTTCCTGATTTTTGGCATCTGTCATCTAGAGAGAAGATAACCTTGTActgcatttgttttattttttgtttttcccttttACTGCCTCctctttttatgttttaactttATGCATCCTATTTGAAGTAATTATTCCGTCTgtagtttcttcttctttttctttctctttatttttttatgtatcaatttctttttgtttagaCTTTTTCCTTGCTACAAGCATGTGCAATTTATCTAGGCTTTAATATTCACCTTGCTGATTTTGAGTTCAAATATCATCTTTGTTGATTTATACAACTTTCAGGGAATTCCTGTGGCTCCTCTCTGGGATTCTTGCAAGGGCCAGTTTGTTGGAGTTCTTAGTGCATTGGACTTCATTCTTATCTTAAGAGAGGTGAGCTTGGAAGAAAAATTACGGTTTTCTTCAAATTCTATCTAAGCTGTGATAAGTTTATGTTTAAGGAAATATTTATCTGTGTTTGGAATAAAAAATTGCAACTTCAGTAAAGCCGAGGCCCTTCTAGAGACCCAAAAATTTGTGAATTAGGGAAGTAAATTTTCATGGAATAAATTGTGGCTGTTACTTTAATGGGACTTTTGGCCTGGAAACTAACCATGCTTCTTTTATGCTGACTTAGAGGTTCATGGTTGtcaagagagagaaagagagagatgtTTAGGAAAGGAACACCGGAATATGCCTAGCAATGGGTAGCCTTCTGGTACTTGTACTAAGaggttaaacataaataatacaGTTAGTGTATATCTGCTTACTTAATACACCCTATAAGAGTGATGGCTAAGATGTATCTGTCTGATAGATGATAGTTTGAGAAACAATTTGAAGTTGttcttcattttaaaaatattggttaacttttaaatatttagctatttaataaTGATTACAAGTTCTGTGAGTAAACAACTCTTTCTGTTCTCTGTGGCTAACTGTATGTCGCAAAACTGTAAAGCAATAGTTAACATAACATATTTGTATAGTTGTAATAATGAGGCGTTCTTAAATTTTCTCATACATGATACAAGTTGAGATGTGGAAATGTATGTTAATTTCTCCTTATCTGCAACAATGTTCCTTGAGTATGTTTAACATATTTAATCCTTTGAAGGACAGCTTGGGAATCATGGTTCAAATTTGACTGAGGAAGAACTAGAGACACACACGATATCAGCTTGGAAGGAGGGAAAGGTGTATCTTGGCAGACAGATTGATGGCAATGCTAGGTCATATCCTAGATGTCTTGTTCAAGTAAGTGCTTCAATTTCCAGGATTATCTAGCATCTCTATTTCATCAGTCATGTCTCAGCCTCTGATTTGACTCATAAGGTGGTTAAATTTCCTCACTACTGACTTCATGCTCTGTGTGTTAaatgaaactgttaaagttcaTCTAATGTTTTTGGCTAGAATGATGAGTTGTAACTATTGAGATTATTAGGATGAGTTGTTTTGACCATATGATCTTGAACCTAGAGTTTTTTACTAGAGTTGTTGAAGTTCATCTAATGATGAGTTGTTACTAGAGTTTTCTTGAACCTATTCATGAAATAGAGAATGATTTCTTAGTCTTCGTTGCAATTCTACATTTTGGAAGGATGATCATTTGGAATCTCTCAATACTGAGGTTATTCAATCTTGATGCCTCTCCCAAAATTTAGAATAGAATAAATGCCTTTCCTTTTAAGCTCTCAGAGTCTTTCTTTCATGGCCCATGCTTCTAAACAATCTTCATAGTACTTTCACAGCCCATGCAATCATGCCTTCAGTCAAACTTGCTTGTTTAAGTTAGGTAATATATACTTCTTTTGCTAATATTTGATCAGTGTCGGACTTCACTGAAGTTGAAGCTACCTTTTATAAGGCTTGGCCTACCTTTGCATCAGTTCTGTAACATTTATGACCATTGTTTGTAGGCTGGGCCATATGATTCTTTGAAGGATGTTGCTCTGAAGATTTTGAAAAGTAAGGTAGCTACTGTTCCTATCATGCATTCTACGTCACAGGATGGTTCATTTCACAGCTGCTACATCTTGCCACCTTGTCTGAAATACTAAAATGTAAGCTTTTCCTTCTGTCGTTGAAGATACTTGATTTCTTTCTCGTTTGATGAGGGCGCATGAGGTCTCACTAACCAGAACCTTATTTTCAGGTATTTGCAGACATTTTAAGCATTCTGCTAGCTCCTTGCCTATCCTTCAACAACCAATTTGTTCAATTCCGTTGGGAACTTGGGTACCAAACATTGGGGAACCAAATGGTCGGCCATTGGCAATGCTGCGACCAACTGCCACTCTTGGTGCTGCCTTATCATTGTTAATTCAAGGTAACCCTTAGCTTTTGTGCCACTCTTTGCATAAGCTGTCCTGTTCTTTCACCATTGTCTATTTGCCTTCCCCACCTTTCTTGTTGTTAATCATCTCATGATTTCACACCTTGTTTTGCAGCTGAGGTAAGTTCGATACCAATAGTGGATGAGAATGACTCGTTGCTTGACATATATTCACGAAGGTAATGCCTTTTCTTATCTTCAAATGAAAATTGACAGAAGAGGTTGTAGGATGCCtgacttaattatttttgttctgTAACTAAAGTTCTTTTCTGTTTGTTTGCTTGACAGTGATATAACTGCTTTGGCTAAGGATAAAGCTTATGCACAAATTCATCTTGATGAAATGAGTGTTCATCAGGTAATTGTGAAATTTCGTTTATGTGCATCTATTATGTTAAATGCAAGTAGCGAAAAGGCTTTTCTTACTAGCCAAAATTACCATgcccttaaaataaaaatggtgatACTCGACTCTTGCAGGCCTTGCAACTGGGTCAAGATGCAAATTTTTTCAATGGACAAAGATGTCAGATGTGTCTAGGATCGGATACTTTGCACAAAGTGATGGAGCGGCTGGCAAATCCAGGTATCATTTTTAGTATCATATAATGCAGTTAGTTCTCTTATGGTTATTTCGTCAATGTGATTTACTCTATTGCTTTGTTGCCTGTGTGGTCTGGCAGGGGTTAGGAGACTTGTGATTGTGGAAGCCGGCACCAAGCGTGTAGAAGGAATAGTTTCGTTGAGTGATGTCTTTAGGTTCTTGCTTGGTGTTTAGCTCAAAAAACCCTTTGAGGGTCACTACATTGGACATCGTGGAATATCCATTAATGCCATCGACTTTGGTTTTCCTcatccatccatccatccatctCTCATATGGTGTCTTCTTATCTGTTACTCTTTACAGTCTTTTGATTGGCAGGGCTTCATCACTCTGAGCccaatcctttttttctttcttctttaggATAGAAAGTTTCAAAAAGCAAGAAGTGAATTTGTAAATTGTGAGAAGTCAaaaatttttcctttcattttaacTCAACCATGCTGCCAAAACCGCAGCTCTCATGTCTATGCTAACAGAAAAGATTGAAACCCCAAAGtgagggaaagaaaaaaatagtgaaaggggggggggggttaaAATTGAATGGTGGTGGTACCCTGTGGTGGTGTTGTGATGTAGCTAAAAAAGTGGGGAGTTGCTTTTAGCTTTCTGATCTCCTTTGCTTCTATACAGTCTTCCCTGAAAACATTCGACATCTAAGGTAATGGTTGCATTTTCATGTTTATGTTGGTTCAAGGCCATTTCTATACTTGATAATTTTGGATAAATAcaattacaaaatagttaaaaatgatgcaaaacgttaaacttgaataaatttaagtaaattgTCAACTTATCCATTTCatcaaatatgtatatatcaattatataaaacCTTGTAACAAGATGACAAAAGTAAAAGCAGAACAATGTCTAGATATATCGATTAGCAGGTgaaataaacatgtaaaatttcatTCCTTTAAAGTTTGGCTGAATCATCAGTCTCTTGCGTTTTATCCAAATTGCTAGCGTAAGATCATTTAGAAGATACGTAATTAATCTTATCCCTAAATGCCTACTCATAATCTTTCGTCTTCTAAGTTAAGAATCATCTTTCccattgaaaaaagaaaactaagcAATATATTAAAGGGTAAAATACACTATAGTCACCTAACTATTAGTAACCGTTTTTTGGTTAtctaactatgaaaagttagGAAATTATCACTcaactatttgatttttatttttgtttggtaAACAGAGTTTTAGGCCTTTTTTAGCTGATGGGCCCTATAAACTTGTTGAgctaaaacattcaaaataaaaaaagctgGGCACAACTAATTGAGAATATGTGAAATGACATATTTAAATATGCTTATTCAAAAATTACTTGATAAGTATATACTATTTGAAATATGttacttaataaatttattcagagtatgacataattatcattaatttacGAACAGCACATCATCATTTTTGACCTTTTTTTACCGTTATTACCACTGTTCATCATCTTATTCCCCTCCACACCACTCCTGCTTCCACTATTCGTCTTCTTCCTTTGCACCCTACTTCTAGCCATCGCACTGGACTCAGCAGCGAGGGGAGGGATGAACTCAGTGGAAGGTTTAGTGACTCAAATCCAGGGATTATCAAGCACTGCTTCTGATGTTTTAATGCTGCTTCTGACGAACTCAGTGGAAGGTTCTTCATGTCGAATCGACTCGCTTGTTACCTTTTCTTGACCAACTTGCCCATTGCAAGCACTCTCTCGATTACCTCTATTTCTTgtgaattattttcaatttgtctCTTcacaaaagtaaataaataaataaagactaTGTTATTCTACGTgaaattttgcttttcttttgtGA
The Gossypium raimondii isolate GPD5lz chromosome 8, ASM2569854v1, whole genome shotgun sequence DNA segment above includes these coding regions:
- the LOC105792514 gene encoding LOW QUALITY PROTEIN: sucrose nonfermenting 4-like protein (The sequence of the model RefSeq protein was modified relative to this genomic sequence to represent the inferred CDS: inserted 1 base in 1 codon), which translates into the protein MFGSGPDTGHGNSGVSGPLLIPMRFVWPYGGRRVFLSGSFTRWLEHIPMSPMEGCPTVFQVICSLSPGYHQFKFFVDGEWRHDEHQPFVNDNYGIVNTIFIAREPNLVAPSFNPETPGRSNMDVDDAFVSSEPVPTVSDADLEASRNRVSAFLSGHTAYELLAESGKVIALDVNIAVKQAFHILYEQGIPVAPLWDSCKGQFVGVLSALDFILILRELGNHGSNLTEEELETHTISAWKEGKVYLGRQIDGNARSYPRCLVQAGPYDSLKDVALKILKSKVATVPIMHSTSQDGSFXQLLHLATLSEILKCICRHFKHSASSLPILQQPICSIPLGTWVPNIGEPNGRPLAMLRPTATLGAALSLLIQAEVSSIPIVDENDSLLDIYSRSDITALAKDKAYAQIHLDEMSVHQALQLGQDANFFNGQRCQMCLGSDTLHKVMERLANPGVRRLVIVEAGTKRVEGIVSLSDVFRFLLGV